From the Gammaproteobacteria bacterium genome, one window contains:
- a CDS encoding class I SAM-dependent rRNA methyltransferase has protein sequence MMDLPKLVLKKNEERRLRAGHLWIFSNEVDSQKTDLKSIEPGALVTVMDWRGKALGLAFFSRGSLICARLLTRDLNIRIDRSWFAKRIARALSLREQLFDKPYYRLVYAESDGLPGLVIDRFGDVCVVQSNTQGMDKALNMIVGALEMVISPRTIVIRNDSKARDYEQLPDVVMQFGQPVEDKVLIEENGVKFFVDPLKGQKTGWFFDHRENREWVSRYAKGRRVLDLFSYTGSFSVQAAVGGAAEVLAIDASREALDYLLENASLNRAADRVQIQHGDAFKTLKALISAGESFDVIVVDPPAFVPRKKDLKVGMEAYQRLNQLAVQLLKPGGLILSASCSMHLSGDSLQNIIRKALLRTGRTGQIIRQATQAPDHPIHPAIPESRYLKGYGFRVLNNE, from the coding sequence ATGATGGATTTGCCAAAACTGGTTTTAAAGAAAAACGAAGAACGTCGCCTGAGGGCTGGCCATCTCTGGATATTCTCGAACGAAGTGGATAGTCAGAAAACGGATCTGAAAAGCATTGAACCGGGCGCCTTGGTGACGGTGATGGATTGGCGCGGTAAGGCGCTAGGGCTCGCTTTCTTTAGTCGTGGTTCATTGATTTGTGCACGACTCTTAACACGTGATTTGAACATACGCATCGATCGGTCTTGGTTTGCGAAGCGTATTGCGCGCGCCCTTTCCCTACGTGAACAACTTTTTGACAAACCGTATTACAGACTCGTCTATGCCGAATCGGATGGCTTACCTGGCTTGGTGATTGACCGATTTGGTGACGTTTGCGTCGTGCAGAGCAATACACAGGGGATGGATAAAGCGCTGAACATGATCGTTGGCGCTCTGGAAATGGTGATTTCACCGAGGACCATAGTGATTCGGAACGACAGTAAGGCGCGGGATTATGAACAGCTGCCTGACGTTGTGATGCAATTTGGTCAACCGGTCGAAGATAAGGTGCTCATTGAGGAAAACGGTGTGAAGTTTTTTGTCGATCCGCTCAAAGGACAAAAGACAGGGTGGTTTTTTGACCATCGGGAAAACCGAGAATGGGTGTCTCGCTACGCAAAGGGGCGGCGTGTGTTAGACCTATTTTCTTATACCGGTTCTTTCAGCGTTCAGGCAGCGGTCGGTGGCGCGGCAGAGGTGCTCGCGATAGATGCCTCGCGCGAGGCGCTCGACTATTTGCTCGAAAACGCTTCCCTCAATCGCGCGGCAGATCGTGTACAGATACAACATGGTGATGCGTTTAAGACATTGAAAGCATTGATAAGTGCCGGTGAGTCGTTTGATGTCATTGTGGTGGACCCACCGGCCTTCGTGCCACGAAAAAAAGATTTGAAGGTTGGGATGGAAGCGTACCAGCGACTCAATCAGTTAGCCGTACAATTGTTGAAGCCTGGCGGTTTGATATTATCTGCCAGTTGTTCGATGCACCTTTCAGGTGATTCTCTGCAAAATATCATTCGCAAAGCCTTACTTAGAACTGGTCGAACCGGCCAGATTATTCGTCAGGCGACACAAGCGCCAGATCATCCGATACATCCTGCAATTCCAGAAAGTCGGTACTTGAAAGGTTACGGTTTTCGTGTACTGAACAATGAGTGA
- a CDS encoding elongation factor Ts → MAVTAAMVKELRERTGAGMMECKKALVEANGDIELAIENMRKSGQAKAAKKAGRIAAEGIILTRQNGSVGVIVEINCETDFVARDENFLNFANEVADLALNNEVDSLEQLLNATMASGETVSAAREALVAKIGENIQVRRVEKLTGGALADYLHGTRIGVLVAFEGEVDADLAKDIAMHIAASAPQVVSADDVPAEMLEKEREIFTAQAKDSGKPEEIIAKMVEGRLRKFVNEVSLEGQPFVKNPDVTVGKLLKEKGVKVIGFKRYEVGEGIEKKQENFAEEVMAQLKG, encoded by the coding sequence ATGGCGGTAACAGCGGCAATGGTGAAAGAACTGCGTGAGCGTACCGGCGCAGGTATGATGGAATGCAAAAAAGCCTTGGTTGAGGCGAATGGCGATATTGAACTGGCCATTGAAAACATGCGTAAATCAGGTCAGGCAAAAGCGGCAAAGAAAGCGGGAAGAATTGCTGCAGAGGGCATTATCTTAACGCGCCAAAATGGCTCGGTCGGTGTGATTGTTGAAATCAACTGCGAAACTGACTTTGTCGCGCGCGATGAAAACTTTCTCAATTTTGCCAATGAAGTCGCTGATCTCGCACTCAACAATGAGGTCGATTCACTTGAGCAGTTACTCAATGCGACAATGGCATCGGGTGAGACTGTGTCTGCAGCGCGTGAAGCTTTGGTCGCCAAGATCGGAGAAAATATTCAGGTACGGCGTGTTGAGAAATTAACAGGTGGTGCACTGGCCGATTATCTGCACGGCACACGTATTGGTGTCCTCGTTGCGTTTGAAGGTGAGGTGGATGCTGATTTGGCGAAGGATATTGCGATGCACATTGCCGCGAGCGCACCACAGGTCGTGTCTGCTGATGACGTTCCGGCCGAAATGTTAGAAAAGGAACGGGAAATTTTCACCGCGCAGGCAAAAGACTCCGGCAAGCCAGAAGAAATTATTGCGAAAATGGTAGAAGGTCGCCTGCGTAAATTTGTCAATGAAGTCAGCCTTGAAGGTCAGCCGTTTGTTAAGAATCCTGACGTGACGGTTGGTAAGCTATTGAAGGAAAAGGGTGTCAAGGTGATTGGCTTCAAGCGTTACGAAGTTGGCGAAGGTATCGAAAAGAAACAGGAAAACTTCGCTGAAGAGGTTATGGCGCAACTTAAGGGCTAA
- a CDS encoding UMP kinase, which yields MHNHATPLYRRILLKLSGEALMGNEPFGIDPKVLDRLANDIRTVVRMGVQVGVVIGGGNLFRGQKLADAGMDRVAGDHMGMLATVMNSLAMQDALERAGQPTRVMSAVSLTGVCDDYDRRYAVRHLEQGCVVILCAGTGNPFFTTDTAATLRGIEIGADVILKATNVDGVYSNDPKKYPEATRYERLSYSEALERELKVMDLTAFCLARDHGKVIRVFDIHRSSALVEVVTSEDIGTVIQ from the coding sequence ATGCACAACCATGCGACACCACTCTATCGACGGATTTTATTAAAGCTCAGTGGCGAAGCTTTGATGGGCAATGAGCCGTTTGGTATTGATCCGAAAGTACTGGATCGGCTTGCCAATGACATCCGGACGGTGGTTCGCATGGGCGTGCAGGTTGGTGTTGTCATCGGCGGGGGTAATCTGTTTCGAGGACAAAAACTTGCCGATGCAGGGATGGATCGTGTGGCCGGCGACCATATGGGAATGCTGGCCACTGTGATGAATTCGCTCGCCATGCAGGATGCGCTTGAACGTGCAGGGCAGCCAACGCGTGTGATGTCGGCCGTGTCACTGACAGGGGTCTGTGATGATTATGACCGACGTTATGCTGTCCGTCACTTAGAGCAGGGGTGTGTTGTGATTTTATGTGCAGGGACAGGGAATCCCTTTTTTACGACAGATACGGCGGCGACTTTGCGTGGAATCGAAATTGGTGCCGATGTTATCTTGAAGGCGACCAATGTCGATGGCGTCTATTCAAATGATCCCAAAAAATATCCTGAAGCCACGCGATACGAGCGTTTGAGCTATTCGGAAGCATTGGAGCGTGAACTTAAGGTCATGGATTTGACGGCGTTTTGTTTGGCGCGAGACCACGGCAAGGTCATCCGGGTCTTCGACATTCATCGATCTTCTGCGCTGGTTGAAGTTGTGACCAGTGAGGACATTGGAACAGTTATTCAGTAG
- the rpsB gene encoding 30S ribosomal protein S2 produces MSKVTMRELLQAGVHFGHRTRFWNPKMKPYIFGARNNIHIINLEHTLPMFQEALNYLGSVAARGGKILFVGTKRAASKIVAEEAKRCGQYFVDHRWLGGTLTNYKTIRQSIKRLKDLEKQSEDGTFDRLTKKEALLKRREMEKLERSLGGIKDMNGLPDVLFVIDVNHEDIAVKEANKLGIPVIGIVDTNSSPDGIDYVVPGNDDAIRAIRLYMKHAADTILEAKTAAGGAEVEEEFVEETETASVENEETDSE; encoded by the coding sequence ATGTCGAAAGTCACGATGCGTGAATTGTTACAGGCGGGTGTTCACTTCGGTCACCGGACCCGCTTCTGGAACCCGAAAATGAAGCCATACATTTTCGGTGCGCGAAACAATATCCATATCATCAATCTCGAGCATACGCTGCCAATGTTTCAGGAAGCGCTGAACTATCTTGGCTCTGTGGCAGCGCGAGGTGGTAAAATTTTGTTCGTCGGCACCAAAAGAGCTGCGAGCAAGATTGTGGCAGAAGAAGCTAAGCGCTGTGGTCAGTACTTCGTTGACCACCGTTGGCTCGGCGGCACTTTGACCAATTACAAGACGATTCGTCAGTCCATCAAACGCTTGAAAGACCTTGAAAAACAGTCAGAAGACGGGACTTTTGATCGTCTGACGAAAAAAGAAGCCCTGTTGAAGCGGCGCGAGATGGAAAAGCTCGAGCGTTCGCTCGGTGGGATTAAAGACATGAATGGTTTGCCGGATGTTCTCTTTGTGATTGACGTGAATCACGAAGACATTGCGGTCAAAGAAGCCAATAAGCTGGGCATCCCAGTCATCGGTATCGTTGATACGAATTCCTCTCCGGATGGCATCGACTACGTGGTTCCCGGTAACGATGACGCGATTCGCGCCATTCGGCTTTATATGAAACACGCCGCGGACACCATCCTCGAAGCGAAGACTGCAGCAGGTGGTGCCGAGGTTGAGGAAGAATTTGTGGAAGAAACCGAAACGGCTTCCGTTGAAAACGAAGAAACGGATAGCGAATAA
- a CDS encoding ribosome recycling factor: MIDEILKDARVRMGKSLDSLKHDMAKIRTGRAHPSLLEHITVSYYGVETPLNQVANVAVEDARTLTITPWEKNMVQPIEKAIMNSDLGLNPSSAGTVIRVPLPPLTEERRRDLTRIVRQEAEQGKVAIRNIRRDAISQIKELVKEKEISEDEAHRAEEQIQKITDEFINKVDAVLKDKEEELMAV; encoded by the coding sequence ATGATTGATGAGATTTTGAAAGACGCACGAGTCCGGATGGGCAAGTCATTGGACTCACTGAAGCACGATATGGCGAAAATTAGAACTGGGCGTGCCCACCCGAGCTTGCTCGAACATATCACCGTCTCCTACTATGGTGTGGAAACGCCACTGAATCAGGTCGCTAATGTGGCGGTTGAAGATGCACGCACTTTGACCATTACACCATGGGAAAAAAACATGGTGCAGCCAATTGAAAAAGCGATCATGAATAGTGATCTGGGGCTCAATCCCAGCAGTGCTGGCACCGTGATTCGTGTGCCGTTGCCACCACTCACGGAAGAGCGCCGGCGGGATTTGACCAGAATTGTCCGGCAAGAGGCAGAGCAAGGCAAAGTGGCTATCCGAAACATCCGGCGGGATGCCATCAGTCAGATTAAGGAACTTGTCAAGGAAAAGGAGATCTCGGAAGACGAAGCGCATCGTGCAGAAGAGCAGATTCAAAAAATCACGGATGAATTTATTAACAAGGTCGATGCGGTTTTGAAAGATAAAGAAGAAGAACTGATGGCGGTGTAG